A window of Tautonia plasticadhaerens contains these coding sequences:
- a CDS encoding type II toxin-antitoxin system HicB family antitoxin, with protein MIDLPYSLVIEATEDPTFFGFYSPELEGFTGVGHSVEDCLYQARWGMREHVELLRGRSLPVPPESPDPVVTLRNESRPSVA; from the coding sequence ATGATCGACTTGCCATATTCGCTGGTCATCGAGGCGACCGAGGACCCGACGTTTTTCGGATTCTATTCCCCCGAACTGGAGGGATTCACCGGCGTCGGACACTCGGTCGAGGACTGCCTCTACCAGGCGCGTTGGGGGATGAGGGAGCACGTCGAGCTGCTCAGAGGCAGGTCGCTGCCCGTGCCTCCCGAGAGCCCCGATCCCGTCGTCACGCTGCGCAACGAATCTCGGCCGAGCGTCGCG
- a CDS encoding type II toxin-antitoxin system HicA family toxin → MSFNEMVRLLQGHGFRLIREKGSIRYYGKDGWPRLVRVDYHGSREVPVGTMRAILKAAGIDMP, encoded by the coding sequence GTGTCCTTCAACGAGATGGTCCGGCTGCTCCAGGGACATGGGTTTCGACTGATCCGCGAGAAGGGATCGATTCGTTACTACGGCAAAGACGGCTGGCCGAGGCTTGTCCGGGTCGATTACCACGGCTCACGCGAGGTCCCGGTCGGTACCATGCGCGCGATCCTCAAGGCCGCCGGCATCGACATGCCATGA